In one Chionomys nivalis chromosome 13, mChiNiv1.1, whole genome shotgun sequence genomic region, the following are encoded:
- the LOC130885652 gene encoding tubulin beta-2B chain, which produces MREIVHIQAGQCGNQIGAKFWEVISDEHGIDPTGSYHGDSDLQLERINVYYNEATGNKYVPRAILVDLEPGTMDSVRSGPFGQIFRPDNFVFGQSGAGNNWAKGHYTEGAELVDSVLDVVRKESESCDCLQGFQLTHSLGGGTGSGMGTLLISKIREEYPDRIMNTFSVMPSPKVSDTVVEPYNATLSVHQLVENTDETYCIDNEALYDICFRTLKLTTPTYGDLNHLVSATMSGVTTCLRFPGQLNADLRKLAVNMVPFPRLHFFMPGFAPLTSRGSQQYRALTVPELTQQMFDSKNMMAACDPRHGRYLTVAAIFRGRMSMKEVDEQMLNVQNKNSSYFVEWIPNNVKTAVCDIPPRGLKMSATFIGNSTAIQELFKRISEQFTAMFRRKAFLHWYTGEGMDEMEFTEAESNMNDLVSEYQQYQDATADEQGEFEEEEGEDEA; this is translated from the exons ATGCGAGAGATCGTGCACATCCAGGCGGGCCAGTGCGGCAACCAGATCGGTGCTAAG TTTTGGGAGGTCATCAGTGATGAGCATGGTATCGACCCCACTGGCAGTTACCATGGAGACAGTGATTTGCAACTGGAAAGAATCAATGTCTACTACAATGAAGCCACTG GTAATAAATATGTACCTAGGGCCATCCTGGTGGACCTAGAGCCGGGCACAATGGACTCAGTCAGGTCTGGACCATTTGGGCAGATTTTCAGGCCAGACAACTTCGTGTTCG GCCAGAGTGGTGCAGGAAATAACTGGGCAAAGGGCCACTACACAGAGGGTGCTGAGCTGGTGGACTCCGTCCTGGATGTAGTAAGGAAGGAGTCTGAAAGCTGTGACTGTCTCCAGGGCTTCCAGCTGACCCACTCACTGGGGGGAGGCACAGGCTCAGGCATGGGGACCCTGCTCATCAGCAAGATCAGAGAGGAGTACCCAGACCGCATCATGAACACCTTCAGCGTCATGCCCTCACCCAAGGTCTCTGACACCGTGGTGGAGCCCTACAATGCCACCCTCTCCGTGCACCAGCTGGTGGAGAACACAGATGAAACCTACTGCATCGACAACGAGGCCCTGTATGACATCTGCTTCCGCACCCTCAAGCTGACCACACCCACATATGGCGACCTCAACCACCTGGTGTCAGCCACCATGAGCGGGGTGACCACCTGCCTGCGCTTCCCAGGCCAGCTGAATGCAGATCTGCGCAAGCTGGCTGTGAACATGGTGCCCTTCCCACGCCTGCACTTCTTCATGCCAGGCTTCGCACCCCTGACCAGCAGGGGCAGCCAGCAGTACCGGGCCCTGACAGTGCCTGAGCTCACTCAGCAGATGTTCGACTCCAAGAATATGATGGCTGCCTGTGACCCGCGCCATGGCCGCTACCTGACCGTGGCTGCCATCTTCCGTGGCCGCATGTCCATGAAGGAGGTGGACGAGCAGATGCTTAATGTGCAGAACAAGAACAGCAGCTATTTCGTGGAGTGGATCCCCAACAACGTCAAGACGGCCGTGTGTGACATCCCTCCCCGGGGCCTCAAGATGTCTGCCACCTTCATTGGCAACAGCACCGCCATCCAGGAGCTGTTCAAGCGCATCTCGGAGCAGTTCACTGCCATGTTCCGGCGCAAGGCTTTCCTGCACTGGTACACGGGCGAAGGCATGGACGAGATGGAGTTCACCGAGGCAGAGAGCAACATGAACGACCTGGTGTCTGAATACCAGCAGTACCAGGATGCCACTGCAGATGAACAGGGCGAGTTCGAGGAGGAGGAGGGCGAGGATGAGGCTTGA